A genome region from candidate division KSB1 bacterium includes the following:
- a CDS encoding sulfotransferase, which produces MKHAPVIIIGMHRSGTTLLAKLLKQAGLWIGNDLIDTWESRFFLNRNEKILNAGGGSWASPECAEAILGHSSLRRALTLELKQDASSAFCAGYLGLKRYIKHRSLFNLQEPWGWKEPRTMLLLPLYLDIFPGAKVIHIVRNGVDVAASLARREQVRLEQTILKKSASEKLGALSREYNKEPSFFSLLHNYAISARLRYHPVEKYRKYGLLPIASTGKGL; this is translated from the coding sequence ATGAAGCATGCGCCTGTTATCATTATCGGTATGCATCGATCCGGAACCACACTGCTTGCGAAATTATTAAAGCAGGCGGGACTGTGGATCGGAAATGATCTCATTGACACCTGGGAATCGCGGTTTTTCCTGAACCGCAATGAAAAAATTCTCAATGCCGGCGGCGGAAGCTGGGCGTCCCCCGAATGCGCGGAAGCTATTCTGGGGCATTCATCTTTACGTCGGGCACTGACCTTGGAATTGAAACAGGATGCATCCTCGGCTTTTTGTGCAGGATACCTCGGGCTGAAAAGGTATATTAAACACCGTTCATTGTTCAATCTTCAAGAGCCCTGGGGGTGGAAAGAACCCCGCACGATGCTGCTCCTTCCCCTGTACCTTGATATATTTCCCGGCGCCAAAGTCATACATATAGTTCGCAATGGTGTGGATGTGGCAGCGAGTCTGGCTCGTCGAGAGCAGGTCCGTTTGGAACAGACCATTTTGAAAAAATCAGCCTCTGAAAAACTCGGCGCTCTGAGCCGCGAATACAACAAAGAACCATCTTTTTTCTCTCTGCTGCACAACTATGCCATATCAGCAAGACTGCGGTATCATCCGGTGGAAAAATATCGGAAATACGGGCTACTGCCTATTGCATCTACTGGAAAAGGGCTTTGA
- a CDS encoding glycosyltransferase family 39 protein has translation MFQPKSKHTFYSWLPLVASILFILLPVEYAISLFVISMLVLFLIPKYYANDPLFAQLLILAIVLRIGILIVNVHIQFLPDQPDAAHYSRQGLQIATNISKGYPLFDNVEYSTSVKSYGLFLGLLYIMVGQTPLVAAVLNVLFGVLSGVYIYKITLLVFKDKTTALVTGAIMLFLPSAIAFTSFVLRDPLILLLTLILLYHLLRIQTDKRRTYDYWTSLITFILVGILRIQNFYLYTLFFIIFFIFLFLNSKIKSSKKILFVLFILIFLSILIYQFQDHINAVITYPLRAQPHRIEGGSAYLLHMEYNTLSDVIRYLPIRFIYFTYGPFLWDVGGLFQIFSAIEGFFICIASILTLFYVVKFKRYRNSQEIFILMFCLLGLLANSMVDSNFGTAVRHRLNYIIFFFMFAVVYIRHIKFKL, from the coding sequence ATGTTCCAACCAAAATCGAAACATACATTCTATTCCTGGCTGCCTTTAGTTGCAAGTATTCTGTTTATACTGCTTCCTGTTGAATATGCCATTAGTCTGTTTGTAATATCAATGCTGGTCCTGTTTCTGATTCCAAAGTATTATGCAAACGATCCGCTATTTGCCCAATTGCTTATTTTGGCTATTGTTCTCAGAATTGGCATTTTAATCGTAAATGTACACATACAGTTTTTACCCGACCAACCTGATGCTGCTCATTATTCCAGACAGGGCCTGCAAATCGCCACCAATATCAGCAAAGGATACCCTCTGTTTGACAATGTTGAATACTCGACCAGTGTAAAAAGTTACGGTCTTTTCCTGGGACTCTTGTATATTATGGTCGGGCAAACACCGCTGGTGGCAGCTGTTTTGAATGTGCTTTTTGGAGTATTATCCGGAGTCTATATCTATAAAATTACATTACTCGTGTTCAAAGACAAAACAACAGCACTTGTTACCGGCGCTATCATGCTGTTCTTGCCGTCAGCGATTGCATTCACATCATTTGTTCTACGGGATCCTCTCATACTGCTGTTAACGCTCATCCTGCTTTATCACCTTTTACGTATCCAGACCGACAAGCGTCGTACTTACGATTACTGGACGTCCCTGATCACATTTATTCTTGTCGGTATTTTGCGCATTCAAAACTTTTATCTGTACACATTGTTTTTTATCATTTTTTTTATTTTTTTATTTTTAAACTCGAAAATCAAATCAAGCAAAAAAATCCTATTTGTTTTGTTCATTCTGATCTTTCTCAGTATTCTCATCTACCAGTTTCAGGATCATATAAATGCGGTCATAACCTATCCGTTAAGGGCACAACCTCACCGAATAGAAGGCGGATCTGCTTATCTTCTCCATATGGAATATAATACTTTATCTGATGTTATCAGGTATTTGCCAATTCGATTTATCTATTTCACCTATGGCCCGTTTCTTTGGGATGTTGGCGGCCTGTTTCAAATATTCTCCGCTATTGAAGGTTTTTTTATTTGTATCGCGTCTATCCTGACACTTTTTTACGTTGTCAAATTCAAACGGTATAGGAATAGTCAGGAGATATTCATTCTGATGTTTTGCCTACTGGGTCTGCTTGCCAACTCAATGGTTGACTCCAATTTTGGCACTGCTGTCCGACACAGATTAAATTATATCATATTTTTCTTCATGTTTGCAGTTGTATATATACGCCATATTAAATTTAAGCTATAA
- a CDS encoding glycosyltransferase family 2 protein: MSLEKKWLIIIVNYNTALLTLKAIKSIYKSNINNFDIIVIDNNSSDKSVKLISSTFPSLQMIVNKTNVGYAKANNQAIRLTQNEYILLMNSDTEMITQHALQKLQQHFEKEQQTGIVGAVLLNSKKKIQSAGRPFLTLSQMIKKYLFCYEPNKIQNSSTSYPVDYVDGAFLAIRRSAIKNIGYMDDNFFLFAEDMDWCKRAWLCGWQVRIAPQILVLHHHGASSTQDFTNALISNGKSIYYYMQKYNPGHAQMAFIVFCIALGLRIPLAILRHTGLAGDYWRALKCCIQLLPRLETLNNRNTL; this comes from the coding sequence ATGTCACTCGAAAAAAAATGGTTAATCATTATAGTAAACTACAACACAGCTTTGCTTACCCTCAAAGCGATAAAATCAATTTACAAAAGCAATATCAATAATTTTGACATAATTGTTATCGACAACAACTCGAGTGATAAAAGTGTAAAATTGATATCATCAACATTTCCCAGCCTTCAGATGATTGTAAACAAAACCAATGTGGGATATGCAAAAGCCAACAATCAGGCTATTCGTTTGACGCAAAACGAATATATTTTACTCATGAACAGTGATACTGAAATGATTACCCAACATGCACTGCAAAAACTGCAACAACATTTTGAAAAAGAGCAACAGACAGGGATAGTTGGCGCTGTTCTCCTAAATTCAAAGAAAAAAATCCAGTCAGCAGGCCGGCCATTTTTAACACTTTCTCAAATGATTAAAAAATACCTGTTTTGTTACGAGCCGAATAAAATCCAAAATTCAAGCACATCTTATCCAGTGGATTACGTTGACGGAGCATTTTTAGCCATTCGGCGAAGTGCAATCAAAAATATTGGGTACATGGATGATAATTTTTTTCTTTTTGCAGAGGACATGGATTGGTGCAAACGTGCCTGGTTATGCGGCTGGCAGGTTCGCATTGCTCCGCAAATTCTTGTTTTGCATCATCATGGTGCCAGTTCAACACAGGATTTTACAAACGCATTGATCAGCAACGGTAAAAGTATTTACTATTACATGCAAAAATACAATCCCGGTCATGCTCAGATGGCATTTATTGTGTTTTGTATTGCACTGGGGTTACGTATTCCTTTGGCTATTCTTCGACATACCGGCCTTGCTGGTGACTATTGGCGGGCTTTAAAGTGCTGCATTCAATTGCTTCCTCGTCTTGAAACTCTGAATAATCGTAATACGTTATGA
- a CDS encoding glycosyltransferase family 1 protein: MKKIGINAILYAPSHGGIAVYMKYLIQECLKHESKPYFFVKQNEIKNLDIQKKSSQIIPVHIPTSPAALRLSLECVIWPYLLKRYNIQCFHSTISYLPPGINKPSIVTVHDLRVFHYPETFSTWRRKYLMKTIPESIRRANKIIAISHCTRKDIIDLFACPPEKIKVIPHGIDQTRLHMTFSEILKNATLKKYCSYPYLLLVGHLEPRKNFLRFLQAFQYLKTTKNISEHVVIVGKSNRYTSIIKQEIDRLSLKPYVHLTDFVNYTELVILYQNARLVVSPSIFEGFGFTPLEGMAAGKPVIASNCCAHLETLSQAALYFDPFDVKDMAEKIYVPLREPQLYNSLVLKGAEQAAKYSWETCCKKTIKLYEDISNTL, encoded by the coding sequence ATGAAAAAGATCGGTATAAATGCTATACTCTATGCACCATCACACGGCGGTATTGCTGTGTATATGAAATATTTAATACAGGAATGTTTGAAACATGAAAGCAAGCCGTACTTTTTTGTAAAACAAAATGAAATCAAAAACCTGGATATTCAGAAAAAATCATCACAAATCATTCCGGTTCATATACCTACCTCCCCTGCAGCGCTAAGATTATCACTTGAATGCGTAATCTGGCCATATCTTTTAAAGCGCTATAACATACAATGTTTTCATAGCACCATCTCTTATCTGCCTCCGGGTATCAATAAACCGTCGATCGTTACAGTACATGATCTTCGAGTATTTCACTATCCCGAAACATTCAGCACATGGAGAAGGAAATATCTAATGAAAACGATTCCGGAATCAATCCGGAGAGCAAATAAAATTATTGCAATTTCCCATTGCACCCGCAAGGACATTATCGATCTATTTGCATGTCCTCCTGAGAAAATAAAAGTCATTCCACATGGAATTGATCAAACAAGGCTGCATATGACATTCTCGGAAATCTTGAAAAATGCCACTCTAAAAAAATATTGTTCTTATCCTTATTTATTGTTGGTTGGACATCTGGAACCTCGTAAAAATTTTCTTCGATTTCTGCAGGCGTTTCAATATTTAAAAACCACAAAAAATATTTCTGAACATGTCGTGATTGTCGGAAAATCAAACCGATACACCTCCATAATAAAACAGGAAATAGACCGGCTGTCATTAAAACCCTATGTTCATTTGACCGACTTTGTCAACTATACAGAATTGGTCATTTTATATCAAAATGCCCGACTCGTTGTCTCCCCTTCGATTTTTGAGGGATTTGGTTTCACACCGTTGGAGGGCATGGCGGCTGGAAAACCTGTTATTGCATCCAATTGCTGCGCTCATTTAGAGACATTATCGCAGGCCGCTCTTTACTTTGATCCCTTTGATGTAAAAGATATGGCCGAAAAAATCTATGTACCTCTCCGGGAGCCCCAATTATACAACTCTCTGGTATTAAAAGGTGCAGAGCAGGCAGCAAAATACAGCTGGGAAACATGCTGTAAAAAAACTATAAAACTTTATGAGGATATATCAAACACATTATGA
- a CDS encoding glycosyltransferase family 4 protein, with protein sequence MKSLSILFLPQTTLIGASSRARIYQYLENIKNSPFQYKIDAGCSVKLDQNFLKGPSLLQKIHWYISKIYGRLKYLFQLDQYDCIFIQRESLPYFFPFTELLLIKWAKKSIFDFDDAIFYHYQKKNWLQLFMDYHAVERILKTCNTVIVSNSYLAAYARRFNQNVHIIPTSINIQNQKKNKAENHPPIIGWMGSNATRQYIIDLLPILEKLGQSTPFILYIVGTKINSKHLKIKCFDWKKEKEWQYLDSFDVGIMPLPDTPWTRGKGGYKLLQYMSANVPCVASNVGMNKEIIEHNVNGLLASTEEEWLQYLKTLLKNKQKGKLIASNGWNTVNKKYSIQVNLRNWKSVIHQTCK encoded by the coding sequence ATGAAATCCTTGAGCATACTATTTTTACCACAAACAACCTTGATTGGCGCATCAAGTCGGGCGCGTATTTATCAATATCTGGAAAACATCAAAAACTCACCATTTCAGTATAAAATTGATGCAGGCTGTTCTGTTAAGCTTGATCAGAACTTTTTGAAAGGACCTTCTCTGCTGCAAAAAATCCACTGGTATATATCAAAAATATACGGGCGCCTTAAATATCTGTTTCAACTAGATCAATATGATTGTATTTTTATACAACGCGAATCTCTGCCTTATTTTTTTCCGTTTACTGAATTACTCTTGATAAAATGGGCAAAAAAATCAATTTTTGATTTTGATGACGCTATTTTTTACCATTATCAAAAGAAAAACTGGTTGCAGTTATTTATGGACTACCATGCTGTTGAACGTATATTAAAGACTTGTAATACTGTCATCGTGAGTAATTCCTATCTTGCAGCCTATGCCCGGCGTTTTAACCAAAATGTGCATATCATTCCCACAAGTATAAATATACAAAATCAAAAAAAGAATAAAGCAGAAAATCATCCCCCCATTATTGGATGGATGGGCAGCAATGCCACACGCCAGTATATAATTGATCTACTGCCCATACTTGAAAAACTTGGACAATCCACCCCTTTTATCCTCTATATTGTCGGAACAAAAATCAACAGTAAACATCTGAAAATTAAATGTTTTGATTGGAAAAAAGAAAAAGAGTGGCAATATCTCGACTCTTTTGATGTCGGTATTATGCCTCTTCCCGATACACCTTGGACACGCGGTAAAGGTGGTTACAAATTATTGCAATATATGTCAGCAAATGTCCCCTGCGTAGCCTCGAATGTCGGCATGAACAAAGAAATCATTGAGCATAACGTCAATGGACTACTGGCCTCTACAGAGGAGGAATGGTTGCAATATTTAAAAACGTTGCTGAAAAATAAACAAAAAGGGAAACTGATCGCCTCAAACGGCTGGAACACGGTTAATAAAAAATATTCAATACAGGTAAATCTCAGAAATTGGAAATCAGTTATACATCAAACGTGCAAATAA
- a CDS encoding glycosyltransferase family 4 protein codes for MSINVLHVTAISDIGGAERIVLKLAEHSPPPYRYVITSLSGKGELGKYAAHLNIPYYDLDIKKIWAFPKMFHRILKQHNIKIIQTHGLTAECAVIFAAGFKYAPLIPTLHGVHDYSDGIKKYVIQMARPFADHWISVTQKGKQILTDIHIPPSRIQVIPNGLPVKDIPATVKQNNRCFNVLTVANLRPVKGHIYLLKAINTIIRSGHRNIHFTLVGRDDMHSRLQQYAKDLKISDYITFTGFKKNINYFLGKADLFVLPSLSEGLPLSIIEAMYCRLPVIATNVGGIPEIIIHKKTGLLVEPADSEDLYRKIMTLYPNAELRQKLVTNAYDYAVKNFSITTMIKSYVQFYNQVLKHAC; via the coding sequence ATGTCAATCAATGTATTACATGTAACAGCAATCAGCGATATAGGCGGAGCTGAACGCATCGTCTTGAAATTGGCGGAGCATTCTCCCCCCCCGTACCGATATGTAATTACCAGTCTGTCAGGAAAGGGGGAATTGGGTAAATACGCCGCACATTTGAACATCCCTTATTATGACCTTGATATCAAAAAAATATGGGCATTCCCAAAAATGTTTCATCGAATACTAAAGCAGCATAATATAAAAATCATACAAACTCACGGCTTAACCGCAGAATGTGCCGTAATTTTTGCTGCAGGATTTAAATATGCACCTTTGATTCCAACCCTCCATGGCGTTCATGATTATAGTGACGGCATCAAAAAGTATGTTATTCAAATGGCAAGACCTTTCGCAGATCACTGGATATCCGTTACCCAAAAAGGAAAACAGATTCTTACAGATATTCATATCCCGCCAAGCCGTATTCAGGTAATACCTAATGGTCTGCCGGTTAAAGACATCCCGGCTACAGTAAAACAGAATAACAGGTGCTTTAATGTATTAACAGTTGCCAATCTTCGGCCTGTTAAAGGTCATATATATTTACTGAAAGCTATAAACACAATCATAAGGTCTGGACATCGTAATATTCATTTTACTTTGGTAGGGCGAGATGACATGCACAGCCGTCTGCAACAGTACGCAAAAGATTTAAAGATATCTGATTATATTACCTTTACAGGATTTAAAAAAAATATAAATTATTTTCTTGGAAAAGCGGACCTTTTTGTATTACCTTCTTTATCAGAGGGATTGCCACTCTCTATCATTGAGGCAATGTATTGCAGGTTACCGGTCATTGCAACTAATGTCGGAGGCATTCCGGAAATTATTATCCATAAAAAAACAGGGCTGCTGGTCGAACCGGCAGACAGCGAAGATTTATACAGAAAAATTATGACTTTATATCCAAATGCTGAATTAAGACAGAAACTTGTAACCAATGCTTATGATTATGCCGTAAAAAACTTTTCAATTACAACAATGATAAAATCTTATGTTCAATTTTATAATCAGGTATTAAAGCATGCCTGTTAG
- a CDS encoding glycosyltransferase, with amino-acid sequence MPVSRAIKIIRIQSRICIGGPALHTEILSRHLSNERYQTLLISGAIDSNESSKIKDFKQKGIPVCVIPEMKRVSNPIDDIMAIYKCFKIIRKKKPNIVHTHTAKAGTVGRLAAWLAGVPLIYHTFHGHTFHSYFSKPVTAVFLLIERVLARLSTAVIAISPSQLDELVNRYHIAPKQHFRMIRLGLELEPFKNLKRRNSLKKRLGLDPDSCLLGIVGRLVPIKNIEMALKVTSQLESRYHLCVIGDGPERNTLEIRSKELGLENRVHFMGWIEDITGIYAEIDALLLTSNNEGTPVAVIEAMAASIPVIATEVGGVPDLVKHEFNGYLCASQDVVSMSGFVRDVCQDRSHTLQICENARRFVSQYYAAHRLPERYRAFVSGTNSIKYHIFFFYNLNVFIILHWGKFVYGKNIQSRDTRIQVLSWIDKIGAAPIGFIFYGINFAIINNNGETKSSYEP; translated from the coding sequence ATGCCTGTTAGCAGAGCTATAAAGATCATCCGTATACAATCAAGAATATGCATTGGGGGTCCCGCTTTGCATACTGAAATTCTGAGCAGGCATCTGTCAAATGAACGCTACCAGACTTTGTTGATTAGCGGTGCTATTGACAGCAATGAAAGCAGCAAAATTAAAGATTTTAAGCAAAAGGGGATTCCGGTATGTGTCATTCCTGAAATGAAACGCGTCTCGAATCCAATTGATGACATCATGGCAATTTACAAATGTTTCAAGATAATCAGAAAGAAGAAACCGAATATTGTTCACACTCACACCGCCAAAGCCGGAACCGTTGGACGCCTTGCCGCCTGGCTGGCAGGCGTGCCGTTGATTTATCATACCTTTCATGGGCACACCTTTCACAGCTATTTTTCCAAACCGGTGACCGCCGTGTTTTTGCTGATCGAGCGTGTTCTCGCCAGACTCAGCACAGCGGTTATTGCCATCAGCCCCTCACAGCTTGATGAACTCGTCAACCGCTATCACATCGCACCCAAACAACATTTCAGAATGATTCGGCTCGGACTGGAGCTCGAGCCGTTCAAAAATCTGAAACGCAGAAACAGCCTGAAAAAGAGGTTGGGTCTGGATCCGGATTCTTGTCTGTTGGGAATTGTCGGCCGTTTGGTCCCCATCAAAAACATCGAAATGGCGCTCAAGGTTACGAGTCAGCTTGAATCCCGATACCATCTTTGCGTGATCGGCGACGGCCCCGAACGCAATACGCTTGAAATACGCAGCAAAGAACTCGGGCTGGAAAACCGGGTTCACTTTATGGGATGGATTGAAGATATTACCGGAATTTATGCGGAAATCGATGCGTTATTACTAACATCAAACAATGAGGGAACACCAGTAGCGGTTATCGAAGCGATGGCAGCCTCCATACCAGTCATTGCGACCGAGGTTGGTGGTGTTCCAGACCTTGTTAAACATGAGTTTAACGGTTATCTTTGCGCGTCACAAGATGTCGTTTCAATGTCCGGTTTTGTACGAGATGTGTGTCAGGATCGATCACATACTCTACAAATATGTGAGAATGCACGCCGTTTTGTCTCTCAATATTATGCAGCCCATCGATTGCCTGAGCGATATCGAGCATTTGTATCAGGAACCAATTCCATAAAGTATCACATTTTTTTCTTTTATAATCTCAATGTTTTTATTATATTACATTGGGGTAAATTCGTATATGGGAAGAACATTCAGAGCCGGGACACAAGGATTCAGGTCCTGTCCTGGATCGATAAAATCGGGGCCGCCCCGATAGGTTTTATTTTTTATGGTATAAATTTTGCTATAATTAATAATAATGGCGAGACGAAAAGCAGTTACGAACCTTAG
- a CDS encoding MraY family glycosyltransferase — MIQLAGYFLFTLIISLVTVPVVRQFAIRYHVVAQKNHRTVHDGEIPKLGGGAIFFAFVTGMAALLYFDQQSVAQFHRELLSLLIGTTISFMTGALDDKIDLNLLTEIQCRTFGRRARRFHGMAGGNHHSSRALELQAGLFSYPFSMLWIVGVANAFNMIDGLDGLAGGVAVAVSLVSLSIAALFGNQMAPVIAVLLMGAVIGFLRYNLNPASIFMGDSGSLSIGFLLACITLNSASLAPGKTAFIIPLLLLALPITDTMLAITRRLRRGIHPFHADREHIHHRLVKLGLSHSRAALVMVGWCLILGLFAFLVAHDLYAGSLIH, encoded by the coding sequence ATGATACAGTTGGCGGGGTATTTTTTATTCACGTTAATCATTTCACTGGTCACAGTACCCGTGGTTCGACAGTTTGCCATCCGCTATCACGTGGTGGCGCAAAAAAACCACCGTACGGTTCATGACGGCGAAATCCCCAAACTGGGAGGCGGAGCCATATTTTTTGCATTTGTCACCGGCATGGCCGCATTGTTGTATTTTGACCAGCAATCGGTGGCCCAATTTCACAGAGAACTGTTGAGTCTGTTAATCGGTACCACAATTTCGTTTATGACCGGCGCTCTGGACGACAAGATTGACCTGAATCTGCTCACTGAAATTCAGTGTCGAACTTTTGGTCGCCGCGCTCGCCGTTTCCATGGGATGGCGGGTGGAAACCATCATTCTTCCCGCGCCCTGGAACTGCAGGCTGGACTGTTTTCCTATCCATTCTCCATGCTGTGGATCGTAGGCGTTGCCAACGCGTTTAATATGATCGACGGTCTGGATGGTCTGGCCGGTGGTGTAGCCGTTGCGGTCTCTTTGGTGAGTTTAAGCATTGCCGCGCTGTTTGGCAATCAAATGGCCCCCGTGATCGCAGTTCTGTTGATGGGCGCTGTGATTGGATTTTTGCGCTATAATCTGAATCCCGCGTCTATTTTTATGGGCGATTCCGGCAGCCTGTCTATTGGTTTTCTGCTGGCCTGTATCACCTTGAATTCGGCTTCGTTGGCGCCGGGCAAGACCGCATTTATTATTCCGCTGCTGCTGCTTGCCCTGCCGATTACCGATACCATGCTTGCTATTACTCGACGCCTGCGGCGGGGTATCCATCCCTTTCACGCGGACCGGGAACATATTCACCACCGTCTGGTTAAATTAGGACTATCGCATTCACGTGCGGCTCTGGTCATGGTGGGCTGGTGTTTGATTCTCGGACTGTTTGCATTCCTGGTTGCTCATGATCTGTACGCCGGCAGCTTGATCCATTAG
- a CDS encoding C25 family peptidase propeptide domain-containing protein gives MKQLEIILSIIFLSWVCSLSAQSRFEITETGNEIILEWHCPNLSFQSIVLQNEIYSLPVLSGLAHQQTPGAPQLPVDATLIYAPDLKLESLDSVTALHSTGTVCPAPAYSQTDAGDVLTRYEPDPAIYSSSALYPQSFVRLDKATSSGKTVWRVQITPLQYDPVNNRLVQARYLRLRLAKSTQPSAREPEALFKSSTTKTVSRRFEQAAQTKPVKLKCAQPGVYAINGSDLQAIDVAIQSLNPSTLQLYHKDQEQSIQLQGMQDDRFDPDDRILFYAERLSGDTTFYHAYTDTNIYWLTWGITTGRHKTASVTSAPTSAPLSSFNHTLHIERDLDYYQGDDNHAIQNSFTTPGEGWVWENLSIPAPALKPPLIVRDISIFRIRSASACACAAKPAAAAQTIIIYRWTLTALPA, from the coding sequence ATGAAACAACTTGAAATCATTTTATCGATAATCTTTTTATCGTGGGTTTGTTCTCTTTCTGCACAGTCGCGTTTCGAAATCACAGAAACCGGAAATGAGATCATCCTGGAATGGCACTGCCCAAACCTGTCGTTTCAATCCATTGTTCTGCAAAACGAAATCTATAGTCTGCCTGTTCTCTCCGGTCTTGCACATCAGCAGACACCCGGCGCGCCACAGCTCCCCGTTGACGCCACCCTGATTTATGCCCCGGACCTCAAACTTGAATCTCTGGACTCGGTTACGGCACTCCACTCAACCGGCACCGTCTGCCCTGCCCCTGCTTATAGCCAGACCGATGCCGGGGACGTCCTGACCCGGTATGAACCCGACCCTGCTATTTATTCCTCATCCGCCCTCTATCCGCAATCATTTGTGCGTCTGGACAAAGCCACCAGCAGCGGGAAAACAGTTTGGCGTGTTCAAATCACACCGCTTCAATATGATCCGGTGAACAACCGACTTGTTCAGGCGCGTTATCTGCGGCTGCGACTGGCTAAATCCACCCAGCCGTCTGCCCGCGAACCGGAAGCGCTTTTTAAATCCAGTACCACAAAAACCGTCTCTCGCCGATTCGAACAGGCCGCGCAAACAAAACCCGTTAAACTCAAATGCGCTCAACCCGGTGTCTATGCGATCAACGGCAGTGATTTGCAGGCCATCGATGTGGCGATCCAATCCCTGAACCCGTCCACACTACAGCTCTATCACAAAGATCAGGAACAAAGTATACAGCTGCAGGGGATGCAGGACGACCGCTTTGATCCGGATGACCGGATTTTGTTCTATGCAGAACGATTGTCAGGCGATACAACCTTTTATCACGCTTACACCGATACCAATATCTACTGGCTGACCTGGGGGATCACAACAGGTCGACATAAAACCGCTTCGGTAACTTCCGCCCCCACATCCGCACCGCTGAGCAGCTTTAATCATACATTGCATATTGAACGCGATCTGGATTACTACCAGGGTGACGATAATCATGCCATCCAGAACAGTTTTACGACGCCCGGTGAAGGCTGGGTCTGGGAAAATTTATCGATCCCGGCACCCGCTTTGAAACCGCCTTTGATTGTCCGGGATATATCGATATTCAGGATTCGGTCAGCTTCCGCCTGCGCGTGCGCGGCCAAACCCGCAGCAGCAGCGCAAACGATCATCATATACAGGTGGACATTAACGGCTTTACCGGCGTAG